From Amycolatopsis sp. YIM 10, the proteins below share one genomic window:
- a CDS encoding ABC transporter ATP-binding protein, which produces MNAIEISELKYSYDDFTAVDGVDFTVHSGEIFALLGTNGAGKTTTLEMIEGFRRPESGSIRVFGHDPARARSRLKPRMGVMLQQAGLIEELSTAETLRLWGALSSRTDDVDELLDRVELAHRRDTRVEQLSGGEKRRLDFALATWGRPELVVLDEPTTGLDPESRQRLWKTVERMRDDGSTILLTTHYLEEAEALADRVAIMHQGRISVAGTLTDVLSAHPSRITALVPAAALDHPLPVFDGQLESTLDERGALLVVETGALQDDLGLLLDWARRHGVVLERLSATQASLSEIFLTVGAGR; this is translated from the coding sequence ATGAACGCGATCGAGATTTCCGAACTGAAGTACTCCTACGACGACTTCACCGCGGTGGACGGCGTGGACTTCACCGTGCACTCCGGCGAGATCTTCGCGCTGCTCGGCACGAACGGCGCCGGCAAGACCACCACGCTGGAGATGATCGAGGGCTTCCGGCGGCCGGAGTCCGGCAGCATCCGGGTGTTCGGCCACGATCCGGCGCGGGCCAGATCGCGGTTGAAACCCCGGATGGGGGTGATGCTGCAACAGGCGGGACTGATCGAGGAGCTGTCCACCGCGGAAACCCTGCGGTTGTGGGGCGCGCTGAGCAGCCGCACCGACGACGTCGACGAGCTGCTGGACCGGGTGGAACTGGCGCACCGCCGCGACACCCGCGTCGAGCAGCTGTCCGGTGGTGAGAAGCGGCGGCTGGACTTCGCGCTGGCCACCTGGGGACGGCCGGAGCTGGTGGTGCTGGACGAGCCGACCACCGGACTGGACCCGGAGTCGCGGCAGCGGCTGTGGAAGACGGTCGAGCGGATGCGCGACGACGGCAGCACGATCCTGCTCACCACGCACTACCTGGAGGAGGCCGAGGCGCTGGCCGACCGGGTGGCGATCATGCACCAGGGCCGGATCTCGGTGGCCGGCACGCTGACCGACGTGCTCTCCGCGCACCCGTCGCGGATCACCGCGCTGGTGCCGGCCGCGGCGCTCGACCACCCGCTGCCGGTGTTCGACGGCCAGCTCGAATCCACTTTGGACGAACGCGGCGCGCTGCTGGTGGTGGAGACCGGCGCGTTGCAGGACGACCTCGGCCTGCTGCTCGACTGGGCCCGACGGCACGGCGTGGTGCTGGAGCGGCTGTCCGCGACGCAGGCGTCCCTCTCCGAAATCTTTCTCACGGTGGGAGCCGGACGATGA
- a CDS encoding sensor histidine kinase has protein sequence MRGIRWRVKGRDQAALESLRRYTRYNIVFTMLAVGSVLLLAEARERPDAVRLAVLVAGLALAGLGHWYWTVRSIDGPIGRMPWWQAGVLTVLAGGLLVAAFGIDGRGAVWALAAGLIGHDLLIGRFPEAGWRFGVGFAALMGLTAAVTMLVSGQSGVPGQAVMTFVLTLLMTYAEVLLLRQWTLTLELEKARLDAAELATTKERLRLAEDLHDILGHALEVVSLKSELASRLSEVDPERSRAELNEVQRLARGAVHDVRALVQGRRSTELVIEMAGARGLLESAGIRWQFTGDPARLGAEAGELLGRVLREAVTNLLRHSDATHCLVRLEIRRDRAVLHVRNDGVAPMREDGREGSGLRGLNRRITEAGGEFSAEPHGNAFEVRAEVPR, from the coding sequence GTGCGCGGAATCAGGTGGCGGGTGAAGGGGCGGGATCAGGCCGCCCTCGAATCGTTGCGCCGCTACACCCGGTACAACATCGTGTTCACGATGCTCGCGGTCGGCAGTGTGCTGCTGCTGGCCGAGGCGCGGGAGCGGCCGGACGCGGTGCGCCTGGCGGTCCTGGTGGCCGGGCTGGCGCTGGCCGGACTCGGGCATTGGTACTGGACGGTGCGCTCGATCGACGGCCCGATCGGCCGGATGCCGTGGTGGCAGGCCGGGGTGCTCACGGTTCTCGCGGGCGGGCTGCTGGTCGCCGCGTTCGGCATCGACGGCCGCGGCGCGGTGTGGGCGCTGGCGGCCGGACTGATCGGGCACGACCTGCTGATCGGGAGGTTCCCCGAAGCGGGCTGGCGCTTCGGCGTCGGCTTCGCGGCGCTGATGGGACTCACCGCGGCGGTGACCATGCTGGTCAGCGGCCAGTCCGGCGTGCCGGGACAGGCGGTGATGACCTTCGTGCTGACCCTGCTGATGACCTACGCCGAGGTGTTGCTGCTCCGGCAGTGGACGCTCACCCTGGAACTGGAGAAGGCCCGGCTCGACGCGGCGGAACTGGCCACCACCAAGGAACGGCTGCGCCTCGCCGAAGACCTGCACGACATCCTCGGGCACGCGCTGGAAGTCGTGTCGCTGAAGAGCGAGCTGGCCAGCAGGCTCAGCGAGGTCGATCCCGAGCGGTCCCGCGCCGAACTCAACGAGGTGCAGCGGCTGGCCAGGGGCGCGGTGCACGACGTGCGCGCGCTGGTGCAGGGCAGGCGGTCCACCGAGCTGGTGATCGAGATGGCCGGGGCGCGCGGACTGCTCGAATCGGCGGGCATCCGGTGGCAGTTCACCGGTGACCCGGCACGGCTCGGTGCCGAGGCCGGCGAGCTGCTCGGCCGGGTCCTCCGCGAGGCGGTGACCAATCTGCTCCGGCACTCCGACGCAACCCATTGCCTGGTGCGCCTGGAAATCCGCCGCGACCGGGCGGTGCTGCACGTGCGCAACGACGGTGTCGCGCCGATGCGGGAGGACGGCCGCGAAGGTTCGGGCCTGCGCGGGCTGAACCGGCGCATCACCGAAGCGGGCGGCGAGTTCAGCGCCGAACCCCACGGCAATGCCTTCGAAGTGCGGGCGGAGGTGCCCAGGTGA
- a CDS encoding M15 family metallopeptidase, with amino-acid sequence MSHILRKVLAAAAAVLVSGATFAAPASAAPSRPFVVLKDFAPTIQHDIRYYGPHNFVGTKVDGYREPLCILTRPAAEALRRVQWKMLSRGYTLKVYDCFRPQRAVDHFVRWAKDLEDEKMKPEFYPNVAKDRLFADGYIAEKSGHSRGSTVDLTVVKLPPRHQRPYVPGEPLVPCTAPAGERFPDNSVDMGTGFDCFDTLSHTANPLITGQAREHRDLLVNAMAEAGFRNLAEEWWHFTLNDEPYPDTYFDFPVSRKSVYQP; translated from the coding sequence ATGTCGCACATCCTCCGCAAGGTGCTCGCCGCCGCGGCGGCCGTTCTGGTCTCCGGCGCCACCTTCGCCGCGCCCGCTTCGGCGGCCCCGTCCCGTCCGTTCGTCGTGCTGAAGGACTTCGCCCCGACCATCCAGCACGACATCCGGTACTACGGCCCGCACAACTTCGTCGGCACGAAGGTCGACGGCTACCGCGAACCGCTGTGCATCCTCACCCGCCCGGCCGCCGAAGCGCTGCGGCGCGTGCAGTGGAAGATGCTCAGCCGCGGGTACACGCTGAAGGTCTACGACTGCTTCCGCCCGCAGCGCGCGGTCGACCACTTCGTGCGCTGGGCCAAGGACCTCGAAGACGAGAAGATGAAGCCCGAGTTCTATCCGAACGTGGCCAAGGACCGGCTGTTCGCCGACGGCTACATCGCGGAGAAGTCGGGCCACAGCCGGGGAAGCACGGTCGACCTGACCGTGGTGAAGCTGCCGCCGCGGCACCAGCGGCCGTACGTGCCCGGTGAACCGCTCGTGCCGTGCACCGCGCCGGCCGGCGAGCGCTTCCCCGACAACTCGGTGGACATGGGCACCGGTTTCGACTGCTTCGACACGCTCTCGCACACGGCGAACCCGCTGATCACCGGCCAGGCGCGCGAGCACCGCGACCTGCTGGTGAACGCCATGGCCGAGGCCGGATTCCGGAACCTGGCCGAGGAATGGTGGCACTTCACCCTCAACGACGAGCCGTATCCGGACACCTACTTCGACTTCCCGGTCTCCCGGAAGTCGGTGTACCAGCCCTAG
- a CDS encoding DNA-binding response regulator, whose translation MIRIVLADDEQLTRQAIESLLNLEPDLTVVAGVPDGAAALAAVAEHRPDVLVVDHEMPVLDGLAVLDRIATAHPAVRAVMLTRHARPGVLRQALSSGAKGFLAKTAPASLLADVIRRVHSGLRYVDPEFAADAIAEVDCPLTDRELDVLRLVDDTTTATEIARVMHLSAGTVRNYTSSAMAKLGARSRGQAARIARDHGWI comes from the coding sequence GTGATCCGCATCGTGCTCGCCGACGACGAGCAGCTGACCCGGCAGGCCATCGAGTCGCTGCTCAACCTGGAGCCGGACCTGACCGTGGTGGCCGGGGTGCCGGACGGGGCCGCGGCGCTGGCCGCGGTCGCCGAGCACCGGCCGGACGTGCTCGTGGTGGACCACGAGATGCCGGTGCTCGACGGCCTCGCCGTGCTCGACCGGATCGCCACCGCCCACCCGGCGGTGCGCGCGGTGATGCTCACCCGGCACGCGCGGCCGGGAGTGCTGCGGCAGGCGCTTTCCTCCGGTGCCAAGGGTTTCCTGGCGAAAACCGCACCCGCGTCGCTGCTCGCCGACGTGATCCGGCGAGTCCACTCAGGACTGCGGTACGTCGACCCCGAGTTCGCCGCCGACGCGATCGCCGAGGTCGACTGCCCGCTGACCGATCGCGAGCTGGACGTGCTGCGCCTGGTCGACGACACCACCACGGCCACCGAGATCGCGCGGGTGATGCACCTGTCGGCGGGCACCGTGCGCAACTACACCTCGTCGGCGATGGCGAAGCTGGGCGCGCGCAGCCGCGGCCAGGCCGCCCGCATCGCCCGCGATCACGGCTGGATCTAG
- a CDS encoding ABC transporter permease, producing MTMMLRHGLFEIRLLFRRKLTLVSATVMPIGLCVMTWLTVRDAPPENWGSLVGDRFAMLMLLSVFMTSMTIYTARRQSLVLKRLRTTELTDAGVIGAITMPVVVMGVVQALIYFGFCLYLGAPMPAHPWLVVLGMAAGVLLTVAAGMATAALSKSVEATHVTSFPVLVGALAGLFMVGSTNSGVATAGVLMPLLGPADLLAKGWSGFGTGPVPITTALGSTLLWAVVFAAVIGRFFKWEPRS from the coding sequence ATGACGATGATGCTGCGACACGGGTTGTTCGAGATCCGGCTGCTGTTCCGGCGCAAGCTCACCCTGGTCTCGGCGACGGTGATGCCGATCGGGTTGTGCGTGATGACCTGGTTGACCGTGCGCGACGCGCCACCGGAGAACTGGGGCTCACTGGTGGGCGACCGGTTCGCCATGCTGATGCTGTTGTCGGTGTTCATGACCAGCATGACCATCTACACCGCGCGGCGGCAGTCGCTGGTGCTCAAGCGGCTGCGGACCACCGAGCTGACCGACGCCGGGGTGATCGGCGCGATCACCATGCCGGTGGTGGTGATGGGCGTGGTGCAGGCGCTGATCTACTTCGGGTTCTGCCTGTACCTCGGGGCGCCGATGCCGGCGCACCCGTGGCTGGTGGTTCTGGGCATGGCGGCCGGGGTGCTGCTGACCGTCGCCGCGGGCATGGCGACGGCCGCGCTGAGCAAGAGCGTCGAAGCCACCCACGTGACCTCGTTCCCGGTGCTGGTCGGGGCGCTGGCGGGGCTGTTCATGGTGGGCTCGACGAACTCCGGTGTGGCCACCGCGGGGGTACTGATGCCCCTGCTCGGACCGGCCGACCTGCTCGCGAAGGGCTGGTCGGGCTTTGGCACCGGGCCGGTCCCGATCACCACGGCACTGGGCTCGACCCTGCTGTGGGCCGTCGTGTTCGCCGCGGTCATCGGCCGCTTCTTCAAATGGGAGCCGCGCTCATGA
- a CDS encoding DNA-directed RNA polymerase subunit beta', giving the protein MLDVNFFDELRIGLATADDIRQWSFGEVKKPETINYRTLKPEKDGLFCEKIFGPTRDWECYCGKYKRVRFKGIICERCGVEVTRAKVRRERMGHIELAAPVTHIWYFKGVPSRLGYLLDLAPKDLEKIIYFAAYVITGVNTELRHNDLPTLENEIGVERKNLELKRDADIEARAQKLEADLAELEAEGAKSDVRRKVKEGGEREMRQLRDRAGRELDRLEEVWTTFTKLEPRQLIADELLYRELIDRYGEYFTGGMGAEAIQKLAAEFDVAAEAENLRDTIRNGKGQKKLRALKRLKVVAAFQVTGNDPRGMVLDAVPVIPPDLRPMVQLDGGRFATSDLNDLYRRVINRNNRLKRLIDLGAPEIIVNNEKRMLQEAVDALFDNGRRGRPVTGPGNRPLKSLSDLLKGKQGRFRQNLLGKRVDYSGRSVIIVGPQLKLHQCGLPKDMALELFKPFVMKRLVDLNHAQNIKSAKRMVERSRPQVWDVLEEVITGHPVMLNRAPTLHRLGIQAFEPQLVEGKAIQLHPLVCEAFNADFDGDQMAVHLPLSAEAQAEARILMLSANNILSPASGRPLAMPRLDMVTGLFHLTRLTEDAEGAGQAFSSPAEAIMAFDRKAISLHAPIKIRVKDRQPAKADEARLAEKGWEPGKPWLAETTLGRVLFNELLPADYPFVNEPMPKKRQAAIVNDLAERYSMTQVAQTLDRLKDAGFYWATRSGVTVAISDVLVPDEKKGILEEYEGKADQVEKRYQRGQLSHAERNNELVKVWTQATEDVAKVMEAHFPDDNPISVIVKSGAAGNMTQVRSLAGMRGLVSNPKGEYIPRPIKANFREGLSVAEYFIATHGARKGLADTALRTADSGYLTRRLVDVSQDVIVREVDCGTTRGINMIIGEDIGGGKVLRDQHVETSVYARTLAADAADSSGNVVLNAGDDLGDPAIEKLISSGISKVKVRSVLTCESAVGICATCYGRSMATGQLVDVGEAVGIVAAQSIGEPGTQLTMRTFHQGGVAGDDITTGLPRVQELFEARVPKGKAPIADVDGRVRIEESERFWKITLIPDDGSEEIVFDKLSKRQRLANTPDGPLGDGDHVKVGQQLLEGTPDPHEVLRVMGPREAQMHLVDEVQKVYRAQGVSIHDKHIEVIVRQMLRRVTIIDSGATDFLPGELPERTKFEATNRAAVAEGGEPASGRPVLMGITKASLTTDSWLSAASFQETTRVLTDAAINGRSDKLVGLKENVIIGKLIPAGTGINKYRNIQVQPTEEARVAAYAIPSYDDGYYTPDVFGTGTGAAVPLDDYDFGRDFR; this is encoded by the coding sequence GTGCTGGACGTCAATTTCTTCGATGAGCTCCGGATCGGCCTCGCCACCGCTGACGACATCCGCCAGTGGTCCTTCGGTGAAGTGAAGAAGCCGGAGACCATCAACTACCGCACGCTCAAGCCGGAGAAGGACGGGCTCTTCTGCGAGAAGATCTTCGGTCCGACCCGCGACTGGGAGTGCTACTGCGGTAAGTACAAGCGGGTCCGCTTCAAGGGCATCATCTGCGAGCGCTGCGGCGTCGAGGTGACCCGCGCCAAGGTGCGCCGTGAGCGGATGGGCCACATCGAGCTGGCCGCCCCGGTCACCCACATCTGGTACTTCAAGGGGGTGCCGTCGCGGCTGGGTTACCTGCTCGACCTGGCCCCGAAGGACCTCGAGAAGATCATCTACTTCGCGGCCTACGTGATCACCGGCGTGAACACCGAGCTGCGGCACAACGACCTGCCGACGCTCGAGAACGAGATCGGTGTCGAGCGCAAGAACCTCGAGCTCAAGCGTGACGCCGACATCGAGGCCCGTGCGCAGAAGCTGGAAGCCGACCTGGCCGAGCTGGAGGCGGAGGGCGCCAAGTCCGACGTCCGCCGCAAGGTCAAGGAGGGCGGCGAGCGCGAGATGCGCCAGCTCCGCGACCGCGCCGGTCGTGAGCTGGACCGTCTCGAAGAGGTCTGGACCACCTTCACCAAGCTCGAGCCCCGTCAGCTGATCGCGGACGAGCTGCTCTACCGCGAGCTGATCGACCGCTACGGCGAGTACTTCACCGGTGGCATGGGCGCGGAGGCCATCCAGAAGCTGGCCGCCGAGTTCGACGTGGCCGCCGAGGCGGAGAACCTGCGCGACACCATCCGCAACGGCAAGGGGCAGAAGAAGCTCCGCGCGCTCAAGCGGCTCAAGGTGGTGGCGGCCTTCCAGGTCACCGGCAACGACCCGCGTGGCATGGTGCTCGACGCCGTGCCGGTCATCCCGCCGGACCTGCGCCCGATGGTGCAGCTCGACGGTGGCCGCTTCGCCACCTCGGACCTGAACGACCTGTACCGCCGCGTGATCAACCGGAACAACCGGCTCAAGCGGCTGATCGACCTCGGCGCGCCCGAGATCATCGTGAACAACGAGAAGCGGATGCTGCAGGAGGCCGTCGACGCGCTGTTCGACAACGGCCGCCGCGGCCGCCCGGTGACCGGTCCCGGTAACCGCCCGCTGAAGTCGCTGTCCGACCTGCTCAAGGGCAAGCAGGGCCGGTTCCGCCAGAACCTGCTCGGCAAGCGCGTGGACTACTCCGGCCGTTCGGTGATCATCGTCGGGCCGCAGCTGAAGCTGCACCAGTGCGGTCTGCCGAAGGACATGGCGCTGGAGCTGTTCAAGCCGTTCGTGATGAAGCGGCTGGTCGACCTGAACCACGCGCAGAACATCAAGTCCGCCAAGCGGATGGTGGAGCGCTCGCGCCCGCAGGTGTGGGACGTGCTCGAAGAGGTCATCACCGGCCACCCGGTGATGCTGAACCGCGCGCCGACCCTGCACCGCCTCGGTATCCAGGCCTTCGAGCCGCAGCTGGTCGAGGGCAAGGCCATCCAGCTGCACCCGCTGGTCTGCGAGGCGTTCAACGCGGACTTCGACGGTGACCAGATGGCGGTGCACCTGCCGCTGTCGGCCGAGGCACAGGCCGAGGCCCGCATCCTGATGCTGTCGGCGAACAACATCCTCTCCCCGGCGTCGGGTCGCCCGCTGGCGATGCCGCGTCTGGACATGGTGACCGGGCTGTTCCACCTGACCCGCCTCACCGAGGACGCCGAGGGTGCCGGGCAGGCCTTCTCCTCGCCGGCCGAGGCCATCATGGCCTTCGACCGCAAGGCGATCAGCCTGCACGCGCCGATCAAGATCCGGGTCAAGGACCGTCAGCCCGCCAAGGCCGACGAGGCGCGCCTGGCCGAGAAGGGCTGGGAGCCCGGCAAGCCGTGGCTGGCCGAGACCACCCTGGGCCGCGTGCTGTTCAACGAGCTGCTGCCGGCGGACTACCCGTTCGTGAACGAGCCGATGCCGAAGAAGCGGCAGGCCGCGATCGTGAACGACCTCGCCGAGCGGTACTCGATGACCCAGGTCGCGCAGACCCTGGACCGCCTCAAGGACGCCGGTTTCTACTGGGCCACCCGGTCCGGGGTCACCGTCGCCATCTCCGACGTGCTGGTGCCCGACGAGAAGAAGGGCATTCTCGAGGAGTACGAGGGCAAGGCCGACCAGGTCGAGAAGCGCTACCAGCGTGGTCAGCTCTCGCACGCCGAGCGCAACAACGAGCTGGTCAAGGTGTGGACCCAGGCGACCGAGGACGTCGCCAAGGTGATGGAGGCGCACTTCCCCGACGACAACCCGATCTCGGTGATCGTGAAGTCCGGGGCGGCGGGCAACATGACCCAGGTCCGTTCGCTGGCCGGTATGCGTGGTCTGGTGTCGAACCCGAAGGGTGAGTACATCCCGCGCCCGATCAAGGCGAACTTCCGTGAGGGCCTGTCGGTGGCGGAGTACTTCATCGCCACGCACGGTGCCCGTAAGGGTCTGGCCGACACCGCGCTGCGTACCGCCGACTCGGGTTACCTGACCCGTCGTCTGGTGGACGTCTCGCAGGACGTCATCGTCCGCGAGGTCGACTGCGGCACCACCCGCGGCATCAACATGATCATCGGTGAGGACATCGGTGGCGGCAAGGTGCTGCGCGACCAGCACGTGGAGACCAGCGTCTACGCCAGGACCCTGGCGGCCGACGCGGCCGACTCCAGCGGCAACGTGGTGCTCAACGCCGGTGACGACCTCGGCGACCCGGCCATCGAGAAGCTGATCTCCAGCGGCATCTCGAAGGTCAAGGTCCGCTCCGTGCTGACCTGCGAGTCGGCCGTCGGCATCTGCGCCACCTGCTACGGCCGCTCGATGGCGACCGGTCAGCTGGTGGACGTCGGCGAGGCGGTGGGCATCGTGGCCGCCCAGTCGATCGGTGAGCCGGGTACGCAGCTGACCATGCGTACCTTCCACCAGGGTGGCGTCGCCGGTGACGACATCACCACCGGTCTGCCGCGTGTCCAGGAGCTGTTCGAGGCCCGCGTGCCGAAGGGCAAGGCGCCGATCGCCGACGTCGACGGCCGCGTGCGGATCGAGGAGAGCGAGCGGTTCTGGAAGATCACCCTGATCCCGGACGACGGGTCGGAGGAGATCGTGTTCGACAAGCTGTCCAAGCGGCAGCGGCTGGCGAACACCCCGGACGGCCCGCTGGGCGACGGCGACCACGTCAAGGTCGGCCAGCAGCTGCTCGAGGGCACGCCGGACCCGCACGAGGTGCTCCGCGTGATGGGTCCCCGCGAGGCGCAGATGCACCTGGTGGACGAGGTCCAGAAGGTGTACCGGGCGCAGGGTGTGTCGATCCACGACAAGCACATCGAGGTCATCGTGCGGCAGATGCTGCGCCGCGTGACGATCATCGACTCCGGTGCCACGGACTTCCTGCCGGGCGAGCTGCCCGAGCGGACCAAGTTCGAGGCGACGAACCGGGCCGCGGTCGCCGAGGGCGGCGAGCCGGCGTCGGGTCGCCCGGTGCTGATGGGGATCACGAAGGCCTCGCTGACCACGGACTCGTGGCTGTCGGCGGCGTCGTTCCAGGAGACCACCCGCGTGCTGACCGACGCGGCCATCAACGGCCGCTCGGACAAGCTCGTGGGCCTCAAGGAGAACGTGATCATCGGTAAGCTGATCCCGGCCGGTACCGGTATCAACAAGTACCGGAACATCCAGGTGCAGCCGACCGAGGAGGCGCGGGTCGCCGCTTACGCGATCCCGTCCTACGACGACGGTTACTACACCCCGGACGTCTTCGGCACCGGCACCGGTGCCGCCGTCCCGCTGGACGACTACGACTTCGGTCGCGACTTCCGGTAA